The Cyclobacterium amurskyense genome contains the following window.
CAGCGCATGGATACTGGCCGGGCAACCGAATCTTGGGGACCTGAATCCTGATAAGATGCAGGTCCCGTATGAAAATGACAATAGCTATACTCCTCGAGATTCATTAAAGCACATCAGAGAGCATCGAGCTTATATTATTGATCCAGAAGTACTTTTTTGGAAGAATTCAGATAAGTATTTATACTTTTGGCAAGCCTTTCAAAAGTATTGCGAAAGACGTCCTCGTTTTCTTCCAGTAGGGTAACTCTAAAACCTCTTAAATCAGAACAAAAGGAACTTACTGGAACCACACAGATTTTTTCGGAAGCAAGCAAGTTATAAACAAACCTTTTATCGTTTGGCATGTCCTTTTCTTGTAACCATTTTTCTAGGTGTACTTTAATAGCATCGTCCTCTACAGGGAGAAATTGATCTTCCTCCAATACTCCTTCGTCAAAAATAACTGTATTGTAGAATGCTCCTTTAGTTTTATTAAACTTAATCCCTTTCACATTTCCCAGCACCTCTTCCATTATCCTACTCCTTGTCCCTATAGCTGCATTTGCAGTAACTCGGTATTCTTTATAAGCAGGGTGGCTCATGATCTTTGGTATGGCCAACTGAGGCAAAGTGGTAGAGCACACTTCTATCATTTTGGCATTTTCCAGCGTTATACAGAGTTTGGTAAACTCTTCGGAAGTATGCTTGTTGTAAAACTCCATCCAACCGCATCTGGATCCAGGCCAAGGAAACTCTTTTGAAATGCCTTTTAAAGATATTCCAGGCAAGTCATCTCCTAAAATCTCAGCTAGACCAATGGCCTTATAGCCATTATAGGTTATATTCTGATATATTTCATCTGCAATCAAAAGCAAGTTGAATTCTCTGGCAATCTCCACGAACCGATCCAGTACTTCTCTTGGATAAACCATTCCAGTAGGATTGTCCGGATTGATGATAAGTATACCTACAACAGATGTATTGTACTTGACTTTATTGTACAAATCTTCCATATCAGGATACCAATTATTGTCAGGATCCAATTTATAAGTCAATGGTGCCGAATTGGCATGCGCAGCCTCGGCAGAACTGTGCGTTGAATAAGCAGGAGATGGGCCGATTATCCTGGCTGTAGGAGTAAGAAACTGGTACAACTTGGCAATTCCATCTCCTAACCCATTAAAAAAGAGGATATCTTCAGAACCAATTTTAACGCCCCCTTTTTCGTTGTTCAAATCAGCAAGAAACTTCCTTGTCTCGAGCATGCCTTTACTATCCGCATAGCCATAGCTATGGTCATCCTGAACGAGTTCAGAAACAATGGCCTTCATCCAGTCCGGTATGGTATTGTTCTTCTGTATAGGGTCCCCTATATTCTCCCAAGTAATACTATACCCGAGGTCTTCGATCAGACGTGCCTTTTTGACAATCCCCCTAATCTCATAATTCAATTCTTCAGCGCCTGGACGCAATAGCAATTGTCTCATCATAATCAAACGTGCTCCTA
Protein-coding sequences here:
- a CDS encoding pyridoxal phosphate-dependent aminotransferase, which produces MRQLLLRPGAEELNYEIRGIVKKARLIEDLGYSITWENIGDPIQKNNTIPDWMKAIVSELVQDDHSYGYADSKGMLETRKFLADLNNEKGGVKIGSEDILFFNGLGDGIAKLYQFLTPTARIIGPSPAYSTHSSAEAAHANSAPLTYKLDPDNNWYPDMEDLYNKVKYNTSVVGILIINPDNPTGMVYPREVLDRFVEIAREFNLLLIADEIYQNITYNGYKAIGLAEILGDDLPGISLKGISKEFPWPGSRCGWMEFYNKHTSEEFTKLCITLENAKMIEVCSTTLPQLAIPKIMSHPAYKEYRVTANAAIGTRSRIMEEVLGNVKGIKFNKTKGAFYNTVIFDEGVLEEDQFLPVEDDAIKVHLEKWLQEKDMPNDKRFVYNLLASEKICVVPVSSFCSDLRGFRVTLLEENEDVFRNTFERLAKSINTYLNSSKKVLLDQ